The window CCCGGTCTGCACGACCGCCAGAATCACCAACAGATTCACCAGCACAGTCGGACCGCCGACGCCAACCTGCACCGGATGCAGCGAAGACCACCCAGCATTCCGCCAGAACTGCTGCAATCCAGGGCCAAAATTTGCCGCCCAGGCAATCGGATTGCGCCCAACCGTAAAGCCCAGCAGCACCAGCGCCGCCAGCGAAAGCCCTTTCGCCGTCGTAAAAACATTCTGAATCATCGCCCCGATATTCAATCCGAAGATATTCAGGAACGCCAGCAGAAAAACAATCAGAATCCCCACCAGGTTTGCCGTGCTGATGCCGATATCCATGTTCCCCAGCACCATCGGCCCAAACGGAATCGACGGAACATGCGCAATATGCCAGAGCCAGTGCGTACTGGAAATCGACGGGAAAAACACGCCAAGAAACTTTCCGAAACCCACCGCAACCGCAGCGATCGTCCCCGTCTGAATCACCAGAAACAAAGTCCAGCCGTACAGAAACCCGCATAAAGGGCCAAGCGACTCACGCAGATACACATACTGGCCACCGGCCTTGGGCATCATGGCCGCCAGTTCGCCATAGCTCAGCGCGCCAATCATGGTCATGACAGCCGTCACCACCCACGCCGCGAGAAACAGCGCAGGGGAGTCGGTCAGCCGCCCGATCTCGGCGTCCACCAGAAAGATTCCCGATCCGATCATAGAGCCGACAACAATCGTCGTGGAGCTGAAAAGCCCAAGCGACTGCACCAGTTGAGGACTGGACGGAATCGATGCCGGAACAGGTGGAGCTTCTCTAAGGGAACTGGTCGAGTTCGTCATTTGGAATGGTTTTACCGGAATTGCAATAAAAAGTCTTCTGCTTTCTTTATATCGCGTTAACCCAGCGTTGCCATCCACCGGCTAAACTCCACCGCCGGGTCCTGCGACCGAAAGATCGCAGCGGATACAGCAACCACATCTGCACCCGCCCTTAAAATGGCCGGAGCCGTGTCAAGCGTGATTCCCGCTGCTGCCACCAGCACGGGCTTCGCTCCAGCCGTTGCACGAAAACGCGCCACGCCCTCCACTCCAATCGGCGGAACGGAGGTCTGCTTCGTCGTCGTCGGAAAGACCGGCCCAAACGCGATGTAATCCGTTCCACGAGCCAGAGATTTCATCAACTGCGCCTGTGTGCTTGCCGAAGTCCCAATCAGCGCCGCTGCTCCCAGCAGCTTTCGCGCTTCGGCAGGTGGCAAGTCGCCCGCATCCACATGAACGCCGTCGAAGGCCGCCGCCAGCGCCACGTCCACGCGATCATCCATCACCAGCTTCGCCAACGGCATCGCTACCCGCAGAATCCGGGCGTCCGACAGCACTTCAGCATCTGTCCCGATCTTATTGCGGTATTCCATCAACCGTACACCCGCATCGGCCAATGAACGCCCCAGCCGATCAAGAAACTCCCCCCGGCCAACGGCAGGAAAAACAGAAACATCCAGAATCGGATAAATCTTCGGAAAAACGAAACCCATGAATCAAGAC is drawn from Acidicapsa acidisoli and contains these coding sequences:
- a CDS encoding APC family permease, which translates into the protein MTNSTSSLREAPPVPASIPSSPQLVQSLGLFSSTTIVVGSMIGSGIFLVDAEIGRLTDSPALFLAAWVVTAVMTMIGALSYGELAAMMPKAGGQYVYLRESLGPLCGFLYGWTLFLVIQTGTIAAVAVGFGKFLGVFFPSISSTHWLWHIAHVPSIPFGPMVLGNMDIGISTANLVGILIVFLLAFLNIFGLNIGAMIQNVFTTAKGLSLAALVLLGFTVGRNPIAWAANFGPGLQQFWRNAGWSSLHPVQVGVGGPTVLVNLLVILAVVQTGSLFSADAWNNITFTAGEVKNPKRNIPLSLVMGTGFVLTVYFLASLAYILVLPLHGDPHGATVLARGVQYAAEERVGTATLEQIFPGGGAFLMAGAILISTFGCANGLTLAGARVYYTMSRDGLFFSSVSKLHPKYRTPVAGLVVQAVWAAVLCISGSYGQLLDYIVFAVLLFYILTIVGLFVLRVKRPGEPRPYKALGYPFLPALYIVMAAWICVVLLRYKPQYTWPGLIIVLLGIPVYLFWSRRPKIA
- a CDS encoding thiamine phosphate synthase → MGFVFPKIYPILDVSVFPAVGRGEFLDRLGRSLADAGVRLMEYRNKIGTDAEVLSDARILRVAMPLAKLVMDDRVDVALAAAFDGVHVDAGDLPPAEARKLLGAAALIGTSASTQAQLMKSLARGTDYIAFGPVFPTTTKQTSVPPIGVEGVARFRATAGAKPVLVAAAGITLDTAPAILRAGADVVAVSAAIFRSQDPAVEFSRWMATLG